A portion of the Rhinopithecus roxellana isolate Shanxi Qingling chromosome 19, ASM756505v1, whole genome shotgun sequence genome contains these proteins:
- the LOC104658482 gene encoding keratin-associated protein 4-8 isoform X2: MVNSCCGSVCSDQGCGQDLCQETCCSPSCCQTTCCRTTCCRPSCCVSSCCRPQCCQSVCCQTTCCRPSCCVSSCCRPRCCQSVCCQPTCCRPSCCISSCCRPSCCVSSCCRPQCCQSVCCQPTCCRPSCCISSCCRPSCCESSCCRPCCCLRPVCGRVSCHTTCYRPTCVISTCPRPLCCASSCC, translated from the exons ATGGTCAACTCCTGTTGTGGCTCCGTGTGCTCTGACCAGGGCTGCGGCCAAGACCTCTGCCAGGAGACCTGCTGCAGCCCCAGCTGCTGTCAGACCACCTGCTGCAGGACCACGTGCTGTCGCCCCAGCTGCTGTGTGTCCAGCTGCTGCAGGCCCCAGTGCTGCCAGTCTGTGTGCTGCCA GACCACCTGCTGCCGCCCCAGCTGCTGTGTGTCCAGCTGCTGCAGACCCCGGTGCTGCCAGTCTGTGTGCTGCCAGCCCACCTGCTGCCGCCCCAGCTGCTGCATCTCCAGCTGCTGCCGCCCCAGCTGCTGTGTGTCCAGCTGCTGCAGGCCCCAGTGCTGCCAGTCTGTGTGCTGCCAGCCCACCTGCTGCCGCCCCAGCTGCTGCATCTCCAGTTGCTGCCGTCCCTCTTGCTGTGAATCCAGCTGCTGCCGCCCCTGCTGCTGCCTGCGTCCAGTCTGTGGCCGAGTCTCCTGCCACACCACTTGCTATCGCCCAACCTGTGTCATCTCCACCTGCCCCCGCCCCTTGTGCTGCGCCTCCTCTTGCTGCTGA
- the LOC104658482 gene encoding keratin-associated protein 4-9 isoform X1 — protein sequence MVNSCCGSVCSDQGCGQDLCQETCCSPSCCQTTCCRTTCCRPSCCVSSCCRPQCCQSVCCQPTCCRPSCCQTTCCRTTCCRPSCCVSSCCRPRCCQSVCCQPTCCRPSCCISSCCRPSCCVSSCCRPQCCQSVCCQPTCCRPSCCISSCCRPSCCESSCCRPCCCLRPVCGRVSCHTTCYRPTCVISTCPRPLCCASSCC from the coding sequence ATGGTCAACTCCTGTTGTGGCTCCGTGTGCTCTGACCAGGGCTGCGGCCAAGACCTCTGCCAGGAGACCTGCTGCAGCCCCAGCTGCTGTCAGACCACCTGCTGCAGGACCACGTGCTGTCGCCCCAGCTGCTGTGTGTCCAGCTGCTGCAGGCCCCAGTGCTGCCAGTCTGTGTGCTGCCAGCCCACCTGCTGCCGCCCCAGCTGCTGTCAGACCACCTGCTGCAGGACCACCTGCTGCCGCCCCAGCTGCTGTGTGTCCAGCTGCTGCAGACCCCGGTGCTGCCAGTCTGTGTGCTGCCAGCCCACCTGCTGCCGCCCCAGCTGCTGCATCTCCAGCTGCTGCCGCCCCAGCTGCTGTGTGTCCAGCTGCTGCAGGCCCCAGTGCTGCCAGTCTGTGTGCTGCCAGCCCACCTGCTGCCGCCCCAGCTGCTGCATCTCCAGTTGCTGCCGTCCCTCTTGCTGTGAATCCAGCTGCTGCCGCCCCTGCTGCTGCCTGCGTCCAGTCTGTGGCCGAGTCTCCTGCCACACCACTTGCTATCGCCCAACCTGTGTCATCTCCACCTGCCCCCGCCCCTTGTGCTGCGCCTCCTCTTGCTGCTGA
- the LOC104658482 gene encoding keratin-associated protein 4-8 isoform X3 → MVNSCCGSVCSDQGCGQDLCQETCCSPSCCQTTCCRTTCCRPSCCVSSCCRPHCCQTTCCRTTCCRPSCCVSSCCRPRCCQSVCCQPTCCRPSCCISSCCRPSCCVSSCCRPQCCQSVCCQPTCCRPSCCISSCCRPSCCESSCCRPCCCLRPVCGRVSCHTTCYRPTCVISTCPRPLCCASSCC, encoded by the exons ATGGTCAACTCCTGTTGTGGCTCCGTGTGCTCTGACCAGGGCTGCGGCCAAGACCTCTGCCAGGAGACCTGCTGCAGCCCCAGCTGCTGTCAGACCACCTGCTGCAGGACCACGTGCTGTCGCCCCAGCTGCTGTGTGTCCAGCTGCTGCAGGCCCCA CTGCTGTCAGACCACCTGCTGCAGGACCACCTGCTGCCGCCCCAGCTGCTGTGTGTCCAGCTGCTGCAGACCCCGGTGCTGCCAGTCTGTGTGCTGCCAGCCCACCTGCTGCCGCCCCAGCTGCTGCATCTCCAGCTGCTGCCGCCCCAGCTGCTGTGTGTCCAGCTGCTGCAGGCCCCAGTGCTGCCAGTCTGTGTGCTGCCAGCCCACCTGCTGCCGCCCCAGCTGCTGCATCTCCAGTTGCTGCCGTCCCTCTTGCTGTGAATCCAGCTGCTGCCGCCCCTGCTGCTGCCTGCGTCCAGTCTGTGGCCGAGTCTCCTGCCACACCACTTGCTATCGCCCAACCTGTGTCATCTCCACCTGCCCCCGCCCCTTGTGCTGCGCCTCCTCTTGCTGCTGA
- the LOC104658482 gene encoding keratin-associated protein 4-9 isoform X4, with amino-acid sequence MVNSCCGSVCSDQGCGQDLCQETCCSPSCCQTTCCRTTCCRPSCCVSSCCRPQCCQSVCCQPTCCRPSCCQTTCCRTTCCRPSCCVSSCCRPRCCISSCCRPSCCVSSCCRPQCCQSVCCQPTCCRPSCCISSCCRPSCCESSCCRPCCCLRPVCGRVSCHTTCYRPTCVISTCPRPLCCASSCC; translated from the exons ATGGTCAACTCCTGTTGTGGCTCCGTGTGCTCTGACCAGGGCTGCGGCCAAGACCTCTGCCAGGAGACCTGCTGCAGCCCCAGCTGCTGTCAGACCACCTGCTGCAGGACCACGTGCTGTCGCCCCAGCTGCTGTGTGTCCAGCTGCTGCAGGCCCCAGTGCTGCCAGTCTGTGTGCTGCCAGCCCACCTGCTGCCGCCCCAGCTGCTGTCAGACCACCTGCTGCAGGACCACCTGCTGCCGCCCCAGCTGCTGTGTGTCCAGCTGCTGCAGACCCCG CTGCTGCATCTCCAGCTGCTGCCGCCCCAGCTGCTGTGTGTCCAGCTGCTGCAGGCCCCAGTGCTGCCAGTCTGTGTGCTGCCAGCCCACCTGCTGCCGCCCCAGCTGCTGCATCTCCAGTTGCTGCCGTCCCTCTTGCTGTGAATCCAGCTGCTGCCGCCCCTGCTGCTGCCTGCGTCCAGTCTGTGGCCGAGTCTCCTGCCACACCACTTGCTATCGCCCAACCTGTGTCATCTCCACCTGCCCCCGCCCCTTGTGCTGCGCCTCCTCTTGCTGCTGA